The segment ATTTTCATCGACGACGCGATGTTCGCTCTAGTGGTTAACGACCGACTGCACATTCGCGCAGATGATCACTCCTCAAAAAATTTCCAGCAACAAGGATATGAACCTTACGTTTATAAGAAACGTGGTTTCCCTGTTGTTACAAAATATTTCGCTTTACCTGAAAATGCTTGGGAAACCCCAGAGCAGATTATTGAAGAGGCGAAACAGGCTTTAGAAGCAGCAAAGCAAGAACGTGAAACTCAAGCGAAAGCGAAACCCGATCGCCTTAAAGATCTGCCTAACATGCGTCTGGCTACAGAGCGTATGCTGAAAAAAGCAGGCATCGATTCTGTTGATATGCTTCAACAAAAAGGTGCACTCGCCGCGTTCAGAGCGGTAC is part of the Vibrio diazotrophicus genome and harbors:
- a CDS encoding TfoX/Sxy family DNA transformation protein; the protein is MDKPVLKDSMRLFEQLGCVKSRSMFGGFGIFIDDAMFALVVNDRLHIRADDHSSKNFQQQGYEPYVYKKRGFPVVTKYFALPENAWETPEQIIEEAKQALEAAKQERETQAKAKPDRLKDLPNMRLATERMLKKAGIDSVDMLQQKGALAAFRAVQETHNTTVGLELLWALEGAIEGKHWSVIPQSRRDELMQKL